A genomic stretch from Orcinus orca chromosome 14, mOrcOrc1.1, whole genome shotgun sequence includes:
- the SUPV3L1 gene encoding ATP-dependent RNA helicase SUPV3L1, mitochondrial isoform X2 translates to MIFASVQGVPCDLVTGEERVTVEPDGKQAAHVACTVEMCSVTTPYEVAVIDEIQMIKDPARGWAWTRALLGLCAEEIHLCGESAAIDLVTELMYTTGEDVEVRTYKRLTPIFVLDHALESLDNLRPGDCIVCFSKNDIYSVSRQIEIRGLESAVIYGSLPPGTKLAQARKFNDPGDPCKILVATDAVGMGLNLSIRRIIFYSLMKPSINEKGEKEIEPITTSQALQIAGRAGRFSSKFKEGEVTTMNREDLSLLKEILNRPVDPIKAAGLHPTAEQIEMFAYHLPDTTLSNLIDIFVDFSQVDGQYFVCNMDDFKFSAELIQHIPLSLRVRYVFCTAPINKKQPFVCSSLLQFARQYSRNEPLTFSWLRRYIKWPLLPPKNIKDLMDLEAVHDVLDLYLWLSYRFIDMFPDASLVRDLQKQLDGIIQDGVHSITKLIKISEAHKLLNLQNSSAESQSRLSGIVKSRTRRNHGTKALGSKAAEPLGSGAGEKSLASRLVQQGLLTADMLKQLEREWMTQQTEHGKGRTESGTSLKGTRRKKKEPDSD, encoded by the exons ATGATATTTGCTTCAGTGCAG GGTGTGCCATGTGACTTGGTAACAGGTGAAGAACGTGTGACAGTAGAGCCAGATGGGAAACAGGCTGCCCATGTTGCTTGTACTGTTGAGATGTGCAGTGTTACAACTCCTT atgaagTGGCCGTGATTGATGAAATTCAAATGATTAAAGATCCAGCCAGAGGATGGGCCTGGACCAGAGCACTACTAG GACTCTGTGCTGAAGAAATCCATTTGTGTGGAGAATCTGCTGCTATTGACCTGGTTACCGAGCTTATGTACACAACTGGGGAAGATGTGGAG GTTCGAACCTATAAGAGGCTTACCCCCATTTTTGTGCTGGATCACGCATTAGAATCTTTAGACAACCTTCGGCCTGGGGACTGCATTGTCTGTTTTAGCAAGAATGATATTTATTCTGTGAGTCGACAGATTGAAATTCGGGGATTGGAATCAGCTGTTATATATGGCAGTCTCCCACCTG GGACCAAACTTGCTCAAGCAAGAAAGTTTAATGATCCTGGTGATCCATGCAAAATCCTGGTTGCTACAGATGCAGTTGGCATGGGACTTAATTT GAGCATAAGAAGAATTATTTTTTACTCCCTTATGAAGCCCAGTAtcaatgaaaagggagaaaaagaaatagaaccaatCACCACCTCTCAAGCCTTGCAGATTGCTGGCAGAGCTGGTAGATTCAGTTCAAAATTTAAAGAAGGAGAGGTTACAACAATGAATCGAGAAGACCTCAGTTTATTAAAGGAAATTTTGAATAGGCCTGTGGATCCTATAAAG GCAGCTGGTCTTCATCCAACTGCTGAACAGATTGAAATGTTTGCCTACCATCTCCCTGACACAACGCTTTCTAATCTCATT GATATTTTTGTAGACTTTTCACAAGTTGATGGGCAGTATTTTGTCTGCAATATGgatgattttaaattttctgcaGAGTTGATCCAGCATATTCCATTAAGTCTACGAGTGAGGTATGTTTTCTGCACAGCCCCTATCAACAAGAAGCAGCCTTTTGTCTGTTCTTCATTGTTACAG tTTGCCAGGCAGTATAGCAGGAATGAGCCCCTGACCTTCTCATGGTTACGACGATATATTAAATGGCCGTTACTTCCACCTAAGAATATTAAAGACCTCATGGATCTTGAAGCTGTCCATGATGTCTTGGATCTTTACCTGTGGCTAAG CTACCGGTTTATAGATATGTTTCCAGATGCCAGCCTTGTTCGAGATCTCCAGAAACAATTAGATGGCATTATCCAAGATGGTGTACATAGCATCACCAAACTGATTAAAATTTCAGAGGCACATAAACTGCTGAATTTGCAGAACTCATCAGCAGAAAGCCAGTCCCGTTTGTCAGGAATAGTAAAGAGCCGAACTAGAAGGAATCATGGCACCAAAGCTTTAGGGAGTAAAGCTGCTGAACCACTTGGCTCTGGTGCAGGAGAGAAATCCCTTGCTTCCAGATTGGTGCAGCAAGGACTCCTCACTGCAGACATGCTGAAACAACTAGAAAGAGAGTGGATGACACAACAAACTGAGCATGGCAAAGGAAGAACAGAATCTGGGACTTCCTTAAAAGGgacaagaagaaagaagaaggaaccCGATTcagattag
- the SUPV3L1 gene encoding ATP-dependent RNA helicase SUPV3L1, mitochondrial isoform X4: MCSVTTPYEVAVIDEIQMIKDPARGWAWTRALLGLCAEEIHLCGESAAIDLVTELMYTTGEDVEVRTYKRLTPIFVLDHALESLDNLRPGDCIVCFSKNDIYSVSRQIEIRGLESAVIYGSLPPGTKLAQARKFNDPGDPCKILVATDAVGMGLNLSIRRIIFYSLMKPSINEKGEKEIEPITTSQALQIAGRAGRFSSKFKEGEVTTMNREDLSLLKEILNRPVDPIKAAGLHPTAEQIEMFAYHLPDTTLSNLIDIFVDFSQVDGQYFVCNMDDFKFSAELIQHIPLSLRVRYVFCTAPINKKQPFVCSSLLQFARQYSRNEPLTFSWLRRYIKWPLLPPKNIKDLMDLEAVHDVLDLYLWLSYRFIDMFPDASLVRDLQKQLDGIIQDGVHSITKLIKISEAHKLLNLQNSSAESQSRLSGIVKSRTRRNHGTKALGSKAAEPLGSGAGEKSLASRLVQQGLLTADMLKQLEREWMTQQTEHGKGRTESGTSLKGTRRKKKEPDSD, from the exons ATGTGCAGTGTTACAACTCCTT atgaagTGGCCGTGATTGATGAAATTCAAATGATTAAAGATCCAGCCAGAGGATGGGCCTGGACCAGAGCACTACTAG GACTCTGTGCTGAAGAAATCCATTTGTGTGGAGAATCTGCTGCTATTGACCTGGTTACCGAGCTTATGTACACAACTGGGGAAGATGTGGAG GTTCGAACCTATAAGAGGCTTACCCCCATTTTTGTGCTGGATCACGCATTAGAATCTTTAGACAACCTTCGGCCTGGGGACTGCATTGTCTGTTTTAGCAAGAATGATATTTATTCTGTGAGTCGACAGATTGAAATTCGGGGATTGGAATCAGCTGTTATATATGGCAGTCTCCCACCTG GGACCAAACTTGCTCAAGCAAGAAAGTTTAATGATCCTGGTGATCCATGCAAAATCCTGGTTGCTACAGATGCAGTTGGCATGGGACTTAATTT GAGCATAAGAAGAATTATTTTTTACTCCCTTATGAAGCCCAGTAtcaatgaaaagggagaaaaagaaatagaaccaatCACCACCTCTCAAGCCTTGCAGATTGCTGGCAGAGCTGGTAGATTCAGTTCAAAATTTAAAGAAGGAGAGGTTACAACAATGAATCGAGAAGACCTCAGTTTATTAAAGGAAATTTTGAATAGGCCTGTGGATCCTATAAAG GCAGCTGGTCTTCATCCAACTGCTGAACAGATTGAAATGTTTGCCTACCATCTCCCTGACACAACGCTTTCTAATCTCATT GATATTTTTGTAGACTTTTCACAAGTTGATGGGCAGTATTTTGTCTGCAATATGgatgattttaaattttctgcaGAGTTGATCCAGCATATTCCATTAAGTCTACGAGTGAGGTATGTTTTCTGCACAGCCCCTATCAACAAGAAGCAGCCTTTTGTCTGTTCTTCATTGTTACAG tTTGCCAGGCAGTATAGCAGGAATGAGCCCCTGACCTTCTCATGGTTACGACGATATATTAAATGGCCGTTACTTCCACCTAAGAATATTAAAGACCTCATGGATCTTGAAGCTGTCCATGATGTCTTGGATCTTTACCTGTGGCTAAG CTACCGGTTTATAGATATGTTTCCAGATGCCAGCCTTGTTCGAGATCTCCAGAAACAATTAGATGGCATTATCCAAGATGGTGTACATAGCATCACCAAACTGATTAAAATTTCAGAGGCACATAAACTGCTGAATTTGCAGAACTCATCAGCAGAAAGCCAGTCCCGTTTGTCAGGAATAGTAAAGAGCCGAACTAGAAGGAATCATGGCACCAAAGCTTTAGGGAGTAAAGCTGCTGAACCACTTGGCTCTGGTGCAGGAGAGAAATCCCTTGCTTCCAGATTGGTGCAGCAAGGACTCCTCACTGCAGACATGCTGAAACAACTAGAAAGAGAGTGGATGACACAACAAACTGAGCATGGCAAAGGAAGAACAGAATCTGGGACTTCCTTAAAAGGgacaagaagaaagaagaaggaaccCGATTcagattag